GCATCGGGACGCCGTCGTAGGGGTCGTCGGCGAGCAGCAGCGAGCCGTCCAGATCGGCGTAGTCGAGCAGCGGCGCGAGGTGACAGGCTGCCGCGATCGAGGCGTTCGACTCGGTCATACAGCCCAGCATGACCTCGAGGCCGTGAGCGCGGGCGGCGTGGATCATCCGTTTCGCCTCGAGCAGGCCGCCGCACTTCATGAGCTTCAGGTTCGCGATGTCACAGCGGTCTGCAATCTGTGGAATGTCCTCAAGGGTCACGCAGGACTCGTCGGCGGCGATCGGCAGCGGCGAGCGCTCGTAGACGTATCGAAGCCCCGCGGGGTTCTCGGCGGGGACCGGCTGTTCGACGAACGCGAGGTCGTGCGCGGCCAGTCGCTCGATCTTCCGGACGGCTTCCTTCGGCTCCCAGGCCTCGTTGGCGTCGACGAACAGGCGGACGTCGGGCGCGACCGACCGAATCGTCTCGACGATCTCGAGGTCCCGATCCGTCCCGAGTTTGACCTTCAGCGTGCCGTAGCCGCGCTCGAGGGCGGTCTCGGTCTTCTCGCGCATGGTCTCCGTGTCGTCGAGCCCGATGGTGTAGGAGGTCTCGAGCGAGGCCGCCGGATCGAGCCCCCAGTAGCGGTAGAGCGGCACGTCGAACCGCTTTGCGGCGAGGTCGTGGAGCGCGATGCTAACCGCACAGCGGGCGGCCGGATTCCGACGAACGGTCTCGCGCATTTCGCGTTCGATACGCTCGATCTGGTGGGGATCGCCCGTTTCCTCGACGGTCGCGAGCAGGTCCGGCAGGACGGCCGTCACCGTCTCGACGGTCTCGCCGTAGTGGCTCGACGGCGCGGCGCCGCCGACGCCGACGGCGTCGTCGTCCTCGACGCGAACCGTGACGACGTCGGTCTCGGTCGTCGTCCCGCGGGCGATCCCGAACGGGTACTCGAGGGGGAGCGAGCGGCGTTCGAAACTAGTCTCGAGAGCCATCGGCGATCACTCGACGATGGCCTCGAGGACGTCGTCGGCCCCGAAGCGAATCACGTCGGTCGCGGGCGCGTCGATCTCGGTCGCGTACTCGTCGACGGCCTCGCGCGCGTCGGCGTCGGTCTCGAGGTCGCTGGTGTTCAGCGCGCCCGCGACGATTTCGCCGCCCGAAACGGGGGCCGCCAGCGACTCGTAGAGGTCCACGTACGTCTGCCGGTCGGGGAGCGCGAACGATTCGTAGCCGTGGATCGCCTCCTGGCCGGCGTTGTGACAGAGGACGAGTTTGTCGGGCATCGACCCGTGGAGGATCCCGCAGGTGACCGCCGAGTACGCCGGGTGGACGATGCAGCCCTGGCCCTCGACGAAGA
This portion of the Haloterrigena gelatinilytica genome encodes:
- a CDS encoding dipeptide epimerase, whose amino-acid sequence is MALETSFERRSLPLEYPFGIARGTTTETDVVTVRVEDDDAVGVGGAAPSSHYGETVETVTAVLPDLLATVEETGDPHQIERIEREMRETVRRNPAARCAVSIALHDLAAKRFDVPLYRYWGLDPAASLETSYTIGLDDTETMREKTETALERGYGTLKVKLGTDRDLEIVETIRSVAPDVRLFVDANEAWEPKEAVRKIERLAAHDLAFVEQPVPAENPAGLRYVYERSPLPIAADESCVTLEDIPQIADRCDIANLKLMKCGGLLEAKRMIHAARAHGLEVMLGCMTESNASIAAACHLAPLLDYADLDGSLLLADDPYDGVPMPGGRIDLAGLERPGTGAVRE